A single window of Archangium gephyra DNA harbors:
- a CDS encoding SIR2 family NAD-dependent protein deacylase — MKRRHVPAPQGVEEFLAAARGPLGEAVLVITGAGVSLASGIPTFRGTDPDAVWANDVTEKGTRAFFKRAPDESWLWYLRRFERARGAKPNAAHLALAEWERWQERQGRAFLLVTQNVDTLHEQAGSRALVKVHGSLDQARCTRRNCANGPPRGTYPMAAVDFGPLHAHPSRDAVPRCPLCQSKLRPHVLWFDELYAEHEAYQFERVLHHARNSRLIVFVGTSFSVGVTAAVSALALKRRIPVFSIDPAGNQPASHIHVLAERAEELLPRLVASLPS; from the coding sequence GTGAAGAGACGGCACGTACCGGCACCCCAGGGAGTCGAGGAGTTTCTCGCGGCGGCGCGTGGGCCCCTGGGCGAGGCCGTCCTCGTCATCACGGGTGCGGGCGTCAGCCTCGCCAGCGGCATTCCCACGTTTCGCGGGACGGACCCTGATGCGGTGTGGGCCAATGACGTGACCGAGAAGGGCACTCGCGCTTTCTTCAAGCGGGCTCCAGACGAGTCCTGGTTGTGGTACCTCAGGCGCTTTGAGCGGGCGCGAGGCGCGAAACCCAACGCGGCCCACCTCGCCCTCGCCGAGTGGGAGCGCTGGCAGGAGCGCCAGGGCCGCGCGTTCCTCCTCGTCACCCAGAACGTCGATACGCTCCATGAGCAGGCGGGGAGCCGCGCACTGGTGAAGGTCCACGGCAGCCTGGACCAGGCACGCTGCACGCGCCGGAACTGCGCCAACGGCCCGCCGCGGGGCACGTATCCCATGGCGGCGGTGGACTTCGGGCCGCTCCATGCCCACCCGAGCCGTGACGCCGTGCCGCGCTGTCCCCTCTGCCAGAGCAAGCTTCGCCCTCACGTCCTCTGGTTCGACGAGCTCTACGCGGAGCACGAGGCGTACCAGTTCGAGCGGGTGCTCCATCATGCGCGGAACAGCCGCCTGATTGTCTTCGTCGGAACCTCATTCTCTGTTGGGGTGACGGCGGCGGTCAGCGCCCTGGCCCTGAAGCGCCGCATCCCCGTCTTCAGCATCGATCCCGCCGGGAACCAGCCGGCTTCACACATCCACGTCCTGGCGGAGCGGGCGGAGGAGCTGCTTCCCCGGCTCGTGGCCTCGCTTCCTTCCTGA